The segment GCCGCCCCGCTGACACAGGCCTCGATGGACGAGACGTCGATCTTGTGGAACTTGGGGTGGTTCATCAAGGCCACATACATCGTGGGCACTCCCGGCACCATGGTGGGCCGGTACTTGGCGATGGCCTTGATCACCATCTCCGCCTCGAAGCGCGGCAGGGGCACCATGGTGCACTGCAGGGCGATGGCCAGGTTCATCACCGTGGTCATGCCGTAGGAGTGGAAGAAGGGCATGACGCCCAGGATCACCTGCTGGTGCGCCTCATCCCAGCGGCCCCGCAGGGTCCACTCCGCCGTCTGCAGCACGTTGGCCACCAGGTTGCGGTGGGTCAGCATGGCGCCCTTGGCCGTACCGGTGGTGCCGCCGGTGTACTGCAAGAGGGCCAGGTCGTCGGGTTGAACCTCCACCGGCGGCGGCACGGGGGGCGCCTCCCGGAGAAGCCGGCCGAACCAGAGCACGTTTTCATGCCGCCCGATCTCCACCCAAGTGCCGTCCTTCTTGGCCTTGAGGGGGTAGAGCCGCCGCAGCAGGGGCGACATGAACTCGTTGATGCGCGTCACCAGCACCCGCTCGAGGGGCGTGGCGTGGACCACCTGCCGCACCGTGGGATACATCAGGTCCAGGGCGACGATGACGCGGGCGCCGCTGTCGTTGAGCTGAAATTCTAGCTCCCGTGGGCTGTAGAGCGGGTTGCAGTTGACGACCACGGCCCCGGCCTTGAGGGCGCCGTAGTAGGCGATGACGAACTGGGGGCAGTTGGGCATCATCAGGGCCACCCGGTCGCCGGGCCGGATGCCCAGGTTGGCCAGCACCCGGGCAAAGCGGTTGGCCAGCTGGTTCAGCTCGCCGTAGGTCATGGTGCGGCCGAAGAAGTGGACGGCCGCCTGCCGGGGCCGCATCTCCGCAGCCCGCTCCAGCAGCCGCTGAAGGGGGATCTCCGGGTAGTTCAGGTGGGGGCGTACCCCGGCAGGGTAGTACCGGAGCCAGGGCCGCTGGCGGATCTCTTCTTCAGGTACCAGCTCGGTGGCATGGACGGTGGCGCCGGCCGGGACCTGGTGCTGCCCGGTGCCGCTGCGGCCGCGGCCCCGGGTTTTACCGGCGGAACCCGGGCCCGCCGCGTCCTCGCCAGGGGTCGCACCCGCGGCGCCATGGGCCTGCCCGTTCATCATCGCGGGGGTCACGATCACCGGCTGCCAGGCCACCATCAGCGACCCGCCGAGGATCCCAAGGATGGCTCCCACGAACAGGCCGCCCAAGGCGCCGAAGATCGACACGATGGAGAACAGGATGACCAGGATTCCCAGGTACGTCGACGCCGCCGGGAGCAGAAAGCCCGCGATGGCCGTGGCGATGACCAGTCCGGAGAAGAGATATCCCAAGAAGATCAGGGTGTCGGGCAGGAACGCGAAGGGAAACAGGTTGAGCGGCATCCACAGGATGAGGAACCCGGCGATCAGGCTCAAGGTGGCTCCCCAGAAGGGCCGCTGGGCCTTCCAGGCGCGGAAGCCGCCGCCGGGGCGGGCGGGAACCCCCTGGGGTCCCCTCCCTGCGCCTCCGGTGCCGGGACCCCCCGGGTCCCGGGCCAGGGCGGTCCCGGCCCCGCCCGGGCCGGAGGCAGCATGCTGCATGGACATGGTCCTTCACCCCTCCCACTTGACTTTTCAGGCCTTGTTCGACCGCAACACCCGCCAGACGGTGTACACGCCAGCCCCCAGGGATCCCCACAGCGCGGTGGTGGTCACCGCCGCCAGCCCTGGAATCCGGTCCAGGGCGCCGCTGCCCAGGGCCGCCAGCAGGGCGGAACCCAGGAAGAAGCTGCCCGAGACCAGGCCCAGGGTGGCCCGGTTGACCATCCGGTTCAGGTTCCGGGTCGCCTGTTCGCTGAGCCTCCCTTCCACCGGCAGCTTGAAGTCGTTCCAGGCCGCCCGCTCCAGGATCTTGTTCAGCCGCCGCGGCAGCGTGGCCACAAGCTCCGAAGCCTCGGCAATCCAGGCGGCGTTGGCCCGGTAGTTGAACCGGCGCGCCAGCAGCCGGCGCAGGATCTGCACGTCGGCCGATTCGACCACCGTATGGTAGGTGATCTCCGGGCAGAGCCAGCGGGCCGTGCCTTCCGCCGCCGACCACCCCTTGGCCCAGAGGGAGAGACCGGCGGGGATGCGGCAATGATTCTCCATGGCGATGCGAATCTCTTCCACCAGCAGGTGGCCCCAGTTGTGGGACCCGGCCTGTTCGGTGTCGACGTACTGGATGTAGAGGGAGCGAAGCTGGTCCTTCAGGCGGCCCGTGTCGGTATAGGGCGTGGGCTCGAAGACGTCCAGCATCACCTCGGCGGCATCTTCGGCCTGGTTGAGCCGGATGTGCAGCAGGTGGCGGAAGATGGCCTCGGTGTGCAGGGCGTCCATCCGCCCCACCATGCCCCAGTCGATGACGTACACCTTCCTGGTGTGGCGGCAGACCATCAGGTTCGACCCGTGGGGGTCGGCGTGGTAGCGCCCGTCGAGGAACTCCTTGATGTAGAGGTGGGCCAAGTCGATCATGCGCTCGAACCGCTCTTCGAAGGTGAAGAAGTCGACGGGGAAGTCCTTGATGTTCCAGCCGTCGATGTACTCGGTGACCAGCACGCGCCGGGTGGCCAGGTAGACCTCGGGTACGGCCAGCGTGCCGAATTCCTCGACGATCGCGCGGCCCTCCTTGGTGTTGCGGGCCTCGATGCGCATGTCCAGTTCGCTGGCCACGCTGCTGTAGTAGTCGCGGATCACCCCGGGCAGGTCGGAGGAGGCCGCCATGGGCGGCGGCAGTAGCTTCTGCAGCCGCCGGGCCAGCTTGGCGATGTTGGCGATGTCCGTCTGGAACAGCTTGTCGACCAGGGGACGAACCACCTTGACGGCGCAGGGCCGGCCGTCCCGCAGCTGGGCGCGGTAGACCTGGGCCAGCGAGGCCGAGCCGATGGGGTCGGGGTCGATCCAGGCCAAGGTCTGCAGGCCGTCGGGCAACTCGTCGTCCAGCACGACGGCCATGTAGGGGAAGGGCATGGGCGGGACCTGGTCCAGCAGCTGGGCCAGCTCCATGGTGATGGGCTCTGGCAACAGTTCCTGGCGGGTCACCAGCACCTGCCCCAGCTTGATGAAGGTGGGGCCCAGCTCCTGGAAGGCCAGCCGCACCCGGCGGCCAATCTGCCGTAGCCGTTGGTCCTGAGGGCTGCCCGGCCCGGTGCCGGCCAGCTCCTTCACCGCCTTGCGATCTTGGAGCAGGTGAAGCAGGCCGTGGCGGGCCAGGGTGCGGACCACGGCCCGCAGCCGCTTGCGGGGCGTGATGCCGGCCTCCAGGGCGGCCAGCTCCGCTTTGATGCGCTTCTTCTCTTCCGCCCACCGGGGCGACGACCACCAGGCGGCCGACAGGTCGACCCGCCGGCCGGTTGGGGTGGCCGCCTGCCGCGGGGGCAGGGTGGCCATGGCCATGGGAACCCCCCTCGCTTTCTGGGCGGCGGGCGGGCCCGCCGTGACGGCGGCAGGCTGGGTTGGCCATCGCCGCGCCGCGCCGTGCCGGCACCGCCCGCCGGTCGCCCGGCCGACCCGCGAGCAGCCTGCAGGCCCTGGGCCGGTTCCACCGAACGGTCGTTAAGGAAACAGGGTACGATGGGAGGAACGGGCATCCCCCAGAGCCCGCCGGCTGGGGACCGCCCCCGTGCCGGTTGCTCGCCGGCAGGCTCGTTTCGGCAAAGGATATTCGCGGGAGGGGTCCCGGTTTGCGCCACGGGGCGACGGCACCCTGGCGGGAAACGTCGTGGATGTTCCGCAACGGGCCCGGCCCCTGCAGGCCCGGCGGTAGGGGGGCGCGGGGACGGAGCGGGCGGAGCCGGTTCCACCGCCGGTGGGGGCTCCGCCCGCTGGGGGGCCTGGGAAGGAGGAGGCGGGAACCAGGCGGCAGATGGCGGGTCAAGATGAACCCGGTGCCGGCGGCGCTTCGACGGTGACGTTGACCGTCTCCCAGGTGACGCCGCCGTCTTGCGTCCGGGCCAGGCGCCAACCGTCGTCGCCCTGCACGAAGAGAAGGCTCCAGCCCAGTTCCGCCGTGACAAAGTCCAGCTCGATAAAGGCCCGCACGCCGGACGGCCCCTGGCTCACCTTTTGCCAGGACCTCCCGCCGTCCTGCGTATGCCATACTTCGCCATACCGGGTGGTTCCAAACCAGCCCGTCTTCGGGTCAAGGAAGAACAGGTCGCCCACGTAGCCACCCGTGGGAAGGCCGCCCGGCACCTCCTCGCCATCGCGCTGGACCGCCGCGATTCGTTCCCACGTACGGGCAGCGTCCGCCGTTCGCAGCAGTACCTTGGTTTCGCCACCCATTCCTTCATCGCTCCCACAAATGAACCAGCCGTCATGGGAACTGATGAAGGAGGCCGCCCAAGCTGCCGGATTCTCGACCGAAGTGCACGGGTTTGTCTTCGGCTCCCAACGGTTGCCTCCGTCGGTCGTGTGGTACAACCGGAACCGGTCGTCTGTGGCCCAGGCGACTCCCTCGTCAACGAGGTCGACGAATCCCGGCGAGAACGGCGTCTGGACCTTGGTCCACGACGCTCCCGAATCGGTCGTCGACCAGATGCCGTCTCGGGCCGTTGCCCAGCCCACGCTGGCCGAGGCGAAATCGATGCCGGCGATCGGCTCGTCGAATTCGTGGATCACGTGCCAGGACATCCCGCCGTCTTCCGTCCGGGCCAGCCGGCCATCCTCGCCGAGGACATAACCCGTGTCCGGATCTACGAAGTCGACATCCACGGGCGCCAGCGGCACCTGCTCCAGCTGCTGCAGTTGCCCCTGACTGCCTTCACCTGCCGGTGGACGGTCTCCCTCGTGCGGCTGGCTGCCGCGTCCTGGGGTGCAACCCGTCAGCAGCAACAGGATCAGGATGCCGACCCCGATGCTTTGCGGGGGGTGCCGCCGGCTCCTGGGCATCGGCCGCCGCCCTTTCTGTGAAACAGGAGCACATCGTCCCGATTCGGCTAGGGCCAGGATTCGGTGTGCTGGAAATTGATCCTGCTGGTGGCGTCTGGGTCTTTAACGTTGTTGCTAACCGCGCCCACCCTTACGGCGGCGGCGCACCTCTTTGAGGACCCAGCGGGGAGCGTCCAGGGGTACCCCGTGTTCCTCCACAAGCGCCAGCGCCTCCACGGGGTCCTGCGGTGTCACGATCACCGCGCCCCGGTGCAGGTGCAGGCGGACGGCGGGACCCCGGTCGGTGCTCCCCAGCAGCAGCTGGCGGCCCAGGCCGCTGAGGTAGAACCAGCCCACCGCGTACCCCGGCGCATAGGTGGCCAGCAGGCGGATGCCCCCGGCCAGTTCCAGATACTCAGCCCGCTGGATGGCGGCGTACGGGATCACGCGGCGTCCGACCAGGGTTTGGACGATCAGCCGGTCGGGTCCGGCCAGATAGGCCAGCCGGGCCCGGGCCAGGTAGCCCAGGAAGACCAGGGCCGGTCCGAAGGCAAAGAGCCAGGGGACGCGGGTGCCCCAGGCCGCCAGGCCGAAGAGGAGCAGGATGAGGGCGGTCCAAAGGCTCTCGTCCCGAGCCGGGACCAAGGGCAGCGCCCGCCAGGCGGGGGGCTGGGACGGTGCAGACCGGCGGGGTGGCGACATCACGGCTGTTCCTCCTTCTCAAGCAGCCGGCAGGCGGCCAGGTAGTCTTCCCAGGTGTCCACGTCGAGGGTGACCTCCGGTCCCGGTGCCGGCCAGCCGAGCACGCGGTCCCGGTACCGCTGAAGCAGCGGCCGGGCCCCTTCGTCGCCCGCCAGCGTCAAGACCTCGGCGAACAGGGGCCGGCCGAGGACCACGGGGTGCCCCGGCCGGCCCTGCCAGACGGGGCGGGCGGCAACGGGAGCCCTGCTCGGCCAGAAGGTCGCCGGCGAGGTCGAACCGGCGGCCGCCTGCTTCACCGCCCGGTCGAAAGCCCCGGCCAGGCCGGCCAGCGCCCTGGGGGTGATGAAGGGCTGATCGGCCAGGACGATCATGGCGGCCGCCAGGGCGGGTT is part of the Thermaerobacter subterraneus DSM 13965 genome and harbors:
- a CDS encoding long-chain-fatty-acid--CoA ligase encodes the protein MSMQHAASGPGGAGTALARDPGGPGTGGAGRGPQGVPARPGGGFRAWKAQRPFWGATLSLIAGFLILWMPLNLFPFAFLPDTLIFLGYLFSGLVIATAIAGFLLPAASTYLGILVILFSIVSIFGALGGLFVGAILGILGGSLMVAWQPVIVTPAMMNGQAHGAAGATPGEDAAGPGSAGKTRGRGRSGTGQHQVPAGATVHATELVPEEEIRQRPWLRYYPAGVRPHLNYPEIPLQRLLERAAEMRPRQAAVHFFGRTMTYGELNQLANRFARVLANLGIRPGDRVALMMPNCPQFVIAYYGALKAGAVVVNCNPLYSPRELEFQLNDSGARVIVALDLMYPTVRQVVHATPLERVLVTRINEFMSPLLRRLYPLKAKKDGTWVEIGRHENVLWFGRLLREAPPVPPPVEVQPDDLALLQYTGGTTGTAKGAMLTHRNLVANVLQTAEWTLRGRWDEAHQQVILGVMPFFHSYGMTTVMNLAIALQCTMVPLPRFEAEMVIKAIAKYRPTMVPGVPTMYVALMNHPKFHKIDVSSIEACVSGAAPLPLEVQERFEASTGGQLVEGYGLTEASPVTHANPPNEYKRNGTIGLPVPDTDARIVDIETGTRVLGPGEVGELVIRGPQVMKGYWNRPEETARTLRDGWLYTGDIATMDEDGFFRIVDRKKEMIISGGYNVYPREVEEVLYEHPKVLEAAVIGAPDPYRGEMVKAFVVLKPGQTATEQEIIEFCRQRLAKYKVPRAVEFRSELPKTLIGKVLRRALLEEERQKQAVGSPAAPAQAAGAAGTPATGGDDEEAGPDRAGGGHGEAGGAGGGTGESDTPAGAAAGEQAGGPAHLPPEPPARMVTPQELLETGPQGEAAEGEGDWRKWFR
- a CDS encoding ABC1 kinase family protein, producing MAMATLPPRQAATPTGRRVDLSAAWWSSPRWAEEKKRIKAELAALEAGITPRKRLRAVVRTLARHGLLHLLQDRKAVKELAGTGPGSPQDQRLRQIGRRVRLAFQELGPTFIKLGQVLVTRQELLPEPITMELAQLLDQVPPMPFPYMAVVLDDELPDGLQTLAWIDPDPIGSASLAQVYRAQLRDGRPCAVKVVRPLVDKLFQTDIANIAKLARRLQKLLPPPMAASSDLPGVIRDYYSSVASELDMRIEARNTKEGRAIVEEFGTLAVPEVYLATRRVLVTEYIDGWNIKDFPVDFFTFEERFERMIDLAHLYIKEFLDGRYHADPHGSNLMVCRHTRKVYVIDWGMVGRMDALHTEAIFRHLLHIRLNQAEDAAEVMLDVFEPTPYTDTGRLKDQLRSLYIQYVDTEQAGSHNWGHLLVEEIRIAMENHCRIPAGLSLWAKGWSAAEGTARWLCPEITYHTVVESADVQILRRLLARRFNYRANAAWIAEASELVATLPRRLNKILERAAWNDFKLPVEGRLSEQATRNLNRMVNRATLGLVSGSFFLGSALLAALGSGALDRIPGLAAVTTTALWGSLGAGVYTVWRVLRSNKA
- a CDS encoding WD40/YVTN/BNR-like repeat-containing protein, encoding MPRSRRHPPQSIGVGILILLLLTGCTPGRGSQPHEGDRPPAGEGSQGQLQQLEQVPLAPVDVDFVDPDTGYVLGEDGRLARTEDGGMSWHVIHEFDEPIAGIDFASASVGWATARDGIWSTTDSGASWTKVQTPFSPGFVDLVDEGVAWATDDRFRLYHTTDGGNRWEPKTNPCTSVENPAAWAASFISSHDGWFICGSDEGMGGETKVLLRTADAARTWERIAAVQRDGEEVPGGLPTGGYVGDLFFLDPKTGWFGTTRYGEVWHTQDGGRSWQKVSQGPSGVRAFIELDFVTAELGWSLLFVQGDDGWRLARTQDGGVTWETVNVTVEAPPAPGSS
- a CDS encoding PH domain-containing protein, producing MSPPRRSAPSQPPAWRALPLVPARDESLWTALILLLFGLAAWGTRVPWLFAFGPALVFLGYLARARLAYLAGPDRLIVQTLVGRRVIPYAAIQRAEYLELAGGIRLLATYAPGYAVGWFYLSGLGRQLLLGSTDRGPAVRLHLHRGAVIVTPQDPVEALALVEEHGVPLDAPRWVLKEVRRRRKGGRG
- a CDS encoding nucleotidyltransferase family protein translates to MDVLEIQATARGGGMTSPAFSRIGIIVLAAGQATRMGRLKQLLPLGDRSLAQRVIDAALAATAGPVVAVLHPAVAAAGIPRPPHPCLHPVVNPWPEQGQARSLRLGLRCLLQVEPALAAAMIVLADQPFITPRALAGLAGAFDRAVKQAAAGSTSPATFWPSRAPVAARPVWQGRPGHPVVLGRPLFAEVLTLAGDEGARPLLQRYRDRVLGWPAPGPEVTLDVDTWEDYLAACRLLEKEEQP